In one window of Reinekea forsetii DNA:
- a CDS encoding O-antigen ligase family protein yields the protein MTQHALAITDINRWFPSTYHRGPNWMVWLALMACFCTVFIKIWTPTSVNRWPEAVTTLLFIYPLVTNWRFFKKQPMMIFWALAIAAPFVFFGINYSIDAESAVKYGEFEKLPRIYLFIPIAWWLGGNDRTVALFLGTALIGFFFACLQDPNFNQTVARIFQGGRVDFGILNAQHVALFFSFGLIGCLSYFQDAIKNKTIIHRIGFTAFLTIAGALCTIGIIGTQTRAAFLGLLTTFVVYLMISMYRIVKIKKAKQNIKAMMSTLAAIIIIGSMSYLFKDNLTEKVFSEKNTISAITAGDWDNIPYTSIGVRVNTWLQALEWIAEKPLIGYGGKVRTDIVKQSLKHPDWVKKQFGHFHNSYIEIMLGSGLLGLFLFFTPVIYGLTKAHKLCRPIHYFALFGLINFLFMNMFESYLFFWMGPFVLTLVNSPLFSSVLSNAHIKIGFNEGMSSSNHID from the coding sequence ATGACCCAACACGCCCTTGCCATTACCGATATAAACCGCTGGTTCCCGTCGACCTACCACCGCGGACCGAATTGGATGGTCTGGTTAGCCCTTATGGCTTGCTTCTGTACCGTATTTATTAAGATTTGGACCCCGACTTCGGTTAATCGCTGGCCTGAGGCGGTAACGACCCTATTGTTTATTTACCCACTCGTCACAAACTGGAGGTTCTTCAAAAAACAACCAATGATGATATTTTGGGCCCTCGCCATTGCCGCACCATTTGTTTTTTTTGGTATCAATTATTCAATAGATGCTGAATCTGCTGTTAAATATGGAGAGTTCGAAAAGCTGCCGAGAATCTATTTGTTTATTCCTATTGCTTGGTGGTTGGGGGGCAATGATCGTACTGTCGCCTTGTTTTTAGGCACTGCATTGATTGGATTTTTCTTTGCTTGCTTACAGGATCCGAATTTCAACCAAACTGTGGCTAGGATATTTCAAGGTGGGCGAGTCGACTTTGGCATACTCAATGCTCAGCATGTGGCACTGTTCTTTTCTTTTGGACTTATTGGGTGTTTGAGTTATTTCCAAGATGCAATCAAAAACAAGACCATCATCCATAGAATTGGCTTTACCGCCTTTCTCACAATTGCTGGAGCCTTATGTACTATTGGTATTATTGGCACTCAGACCCGGGCTGCTTTCTTGGGTTTATTGACTACCTTTGTTGTTTATCTAATGATCTCGATGTACCGTATTGTGAAAATAAAAAAAGCAAAGCAAAACATCAAAGCAATGATGTCAACTCTAGCTGCAATAATTATAATAGGCTCAATGAGCTATTTATTTAAAGACAACCTAACCGAAAAAGTTTTCAGTGAGAAAAATACAATAAGCGCGATTACGGCAGGAGATTGGGACAACATACCCTATACCAGCATTGGCGTCCGAGTAAATACCTGGTTACAAGCATTGGAGTGGATTGCTGAGAAACCGCTTATTGGTTACGGTGGAAAAGTAAGAACTGACATTGTTAAACAATCACTGAAACATCCTGATTGGGTTAAAAAACAGTTTGGTCATTTTCACAACAGTTACATCGAAATTATGCTAGGTAGTGGTTTGCTCGGTCTGTTTTTGTTTTTCACACCAGTCATATACGGTTTAACAAAAGCGCACAAACTCTGCCGACCTATTCACTACTTTGCACTCTTTGGTTTAATAAATTTTTTGTTTATGAATATGTTTGAGTCTTATCTATTT
- a CDS encoding glycosyltransferase — translation MKLKEYPKSLFTALRLALTPKKSLGKNSRPAEVPVIVTFTSIPSRLHVLSTTVRSLLNQSIQPERIILWLNDDLKGELPRSLTRLVGDRFSIEFRDGHSSHRKLTFALTEYPNHILVTCDDDLMYTTDWLERLLTEHTQHPRDIIAHECRTITYEQNGDAQAYKYWRAEPPGGSQPDTLAIGYGGTLYPANSLHPDALNKDLYMQLTPKADDLWFKAMAVRNNTQVRRSEHSRPRPIPIARSQTMALGHTNIKEDGNRSQWQALLDHFPLR, via the coding sequence ATGAAACTAAAGGAATACCCGAAGAGCCTATTTACGGCACTTCGCTTGGCGTTAACACCAAAAAAATCATTAGGCAAAAATAGCCGCCCGGCAGAGGTGCCGGTAATTGTGACCTTCACCTCGATTCCCAGCCGCCTGCACGTATTAAGCACTACCGTGCGCAGCCTGTTAAACCAAAGCATTCAACCCGAACGCATCATCTTATGGCTTAACGACGACCTCAAGGGCGAGCTACCTCGCTCATTGACCCGCCTAGTAGGCGACCGCTTTTCAATTGAGTTCCGCGACGGTCACAGCTCCCACCGCAAACTAACCTTTGCGCTAACTGAATACCCTAACCATATCCTGGTTACCTGCGACGATGATCTAATGTACACAACCGATTGGCTAGAGCGGCTCCTAACAGAGCACACTCAGCATCCCAGGGATATTATCGCCCACGAATGTCGAACCATCACCTACGAGCAAAATGGTGATGCACAGGCCTATAAATACTGGCGAGCCGAACCACCCGGTGGGAGCCAACCGGATACACTGGCCATTGGCTATGGCGGCACCCTATACCCAGCCAACAGCTTACATCCAGACGCGCTCAATAAAGATCTTTATATGCAACTGACACCCAAGGCCGATGACCTTTGGTTTAAAGCCATGGCTGTGCGCAACAATACCCAAGTACGCCGTAGCGAACACTCCAGGCCGAGACCCATACCCATTGCTCGCAGCCAAACCATGGCCCTAGGCCACACCAACATAAAAGAAGACGGTAACCGCTCACAATGGCAAGCACTTTTAGACCATTTTCCGCTAAGATAG